A genomic window from Glycine soja cultivar W05 chromosome 10, ASM419377v2, whole genome shotgun sequence includes:
- the LOC114370513 gene encoding 3-ketoacyl-CoA synthase 19-like: protein MDLLFLCLLPFLFYSFFTLYKLILERRGQPCYMLAYECFMPPEDTKLDTDSAAKIVLRNKKLRLEELRFLLKTIVSSGIGENTYCPRTVLEGREECPTLKDTYEEIDEIMFDTLDNLFKKTGISPSEIDFLVVNVSLFSPAPSLTARIINRYKMRENIKAFNLAGMGCSASVVAIDVVQQLFKTYKNSVGIVVSTEDLGAHWYCGRDKKMMLSNCLFRSGGCSMMFTNKASLKSRAILKLKHMERTQYGADDEAYNCCIQVEDELGYSGFRLTKSLVKSAAQALTVNLQTMAPKILPLWEMVRFFFASIRYSGMKKRELLPFLTGMVLGKGNKKKTKFNVLGGGLNFKAGIEHFCVHPGGRAVIDGVGKGLRLNEYDLEPARMALHRWGNTSAGGLWYVLGYMEAKKRLKKGDRILMISLGAGFKCNNCVWEVMRDLSDTNVWKDCIESYPPNTLNNPFKEKYDWINDEYLSFVRLDFSRMVL from the coding sequence ATGGATCTTTTGTTCTTATGCCTCCTTCCCTTCTTATTTTACTCTTTCTTTACCCTCTACAAGTTGATTCTTGAACGTAGAGGCCAACCATGCTACATGTTGGCCTACGAGTGCTTCATGCCCCCGGAAGACACGAAACTCGACACGGACTCCGCAGCAAAAATCGTGCTACGAAACAAAAAACTGAGGTTGGAGGAGTTAAGGTTTCTCCTGAAAACCATCGTGAGTTCTGGTATTGGAGAGAACACTTACTGCCCCAGAACCGTTCTCGAAGGGAGAGAAGAGTGTCCAACTCTCAAGGACACGTACGAGGAGATAGACGAGATCATGTTCGACACACTCGACAACCTCTTCAAGAAGACAGGAATTTCACCCTCCGAGATAGACTTCCTTGTGGTGAACGTGTCCTTGTTCTCCCCAGCACCTTCTCTCACAGCACGCATCATAAACAGGTACAAGATGAGGGAAAACATCAAGGCCTTCAACCTTGCCGGAATGGGGTGCAGTGCAAGTGTTGTTGCCATCGATGTGGTGCAACAGCTTTTCAAGACTTACAAGAACTCCGTTGGGATTGTTGTGAGCACCGAGGATCTCGGTGCGCATTGGTACTGTGGAAGGGACAAGAAGATGATGCTCTCTAACTGTCTCTTTCGCTCTGGTGGCTGCTCCATGATGTTTACAAACAAGGCTTCTCTCAAGAGCCGTGCGATATTGAAGCTCAAGCACATGGAGAGGACTCAGTATGGTGCTGATGACGAGGCTTACAACTGCTGCATACAGGTGGAGGATGAGTTAGGGTATTCAGGTTTTCGACTCACCAAGAGTCTTGTGAAGAGTGCTGCTCAAGCCTTGACGGTGAATCTTCAAACTATGGCGCCCAAGATTCTGCCACTGTGGGAAATGGTGAGGTTCTTTTTTGCATCTATAAGGTATAGTGGGATGAAGAAGAGGGAGCTGCTACCCTTTCTCACTGGGATGGTTCTTGGAAAGGGTAATAAGAAGAAGACAAAGTTTAATGTGTTGGGAGGGGGTTTGAATTTCAAGGCTGGGATAGAGCACTTTTGTGTGCACCCTGGTGGGAGGGCAGTTATTGATGGGGTTGGTAAGGGTTTAAGGCTGAATGAATATGACCTTGAGCCTGCAAGGATGGCACTTCACCGTTGGGGTAACACTTCTGCTGGTGGCCTTTGGTATGTTTTGGGGTACATGGAGGCCAAGAAGAGGCTCAAGAAGGGTGATAGGATCCTCATGATTAGTCTTGGAGCCGGCTTCAAGTGCAACAACTGTGTTTGGGAGGTGATGAGGGACTTGTCTGATACTAATGTGTGGAAGGACTGCATAGAAAGTTACCCTCCAAACACACTAAACAACCCTTTTAAGGAAAAGTATGACTGGATCAATGATGAATATCTTAGCTTTGTGAGGTTGGATTTTAGCAGGATGGTCCTTTAA